The Flavipsychrobacter sp. genome contains the following window.
AACATCCGTTTCACTAACCCAATGTTGTTCTCTCTAGGTTTCGTTTCGTTATTCATCTCAGGTGGTCTTACAGGTATCTTCTTAGGTAACTCTGCTCTAGATATCCACCTACACGATACTTACTTTGTTGTGGCCCACTTCCACATTGTAATGGGTGTATCTGCCTTCTTTGGTATGTTTGCCGGTATTTATCACTGGTTCCCTAAGATGTTTGGTAGGTTTATGAATAAGACGTTGGGTTACATCCACTTCTTTATAACGTTCATTGGTGCTTACTTGATTTTCTGGCCAATGCACTACGAAGGTATCGCTGGTATGCCACGTCGTTATTACGATTATAGCGCTTGGGAATCATTCAAACAGTTTGATAGCCTGAACGGATTTATAAGTATAGTGGTAATTGTGGTATTCTTTGCACAACTACTATTCGTTGTTAACTTCTTCGCAAGTATATGGAGAGGACGTAAGGTTACTGTTCAAAACCCATGGGGTTCTCCTACATTGGAATGGACGACTCCTATTAACCCTGGTCATGGTAACTGGGAAGGAGAGATACCAACTGTTCACCGTTGGGCTTATGACTACAAGGATGATGGCAATGGAAACGATTTCATCGCTCAAACAGTTCCTTTAAAAGACGGTGAAGAAGCGCATTAATATTCATTTATAACATTCTCAATAAACAAAAAGGCTACATTTTATGTAGCCTTTTTAGTGCGTATAATATCGACCTTACAAAGCTGATTATCAATACTATTGTCATGTTTTTGTTAGGTTAATTTTCTATTTGATTTAAAAGTATTTTTTCGTTATATTGCATACAAATCATGTCTATGAAGCCATACATATACTCTTTACTAGTTTCTGCTAGTTTATTTGTAGGAATTTCTACAGCTCAAGCACAGTCTTTTGAGACAGAGGGAGGTGATACTGTGCGCGGTACTGTTTACAAAAATCTAGATCTACATAATAACATCACTAATAAAACAGGCGCTAACATTCAAATTGAATGGAAGGTAGTTGCACACGATTTCCCAGCTTCTTGGAGTGGTGGTATGAATCTTGGTATTTGTGATAATGCTCTTTGCAGACAAAATAGTAACAACCAATTACTGAATGGTTCTACGTTTACATCTAACGACTATGCGCCAAATGTAAAGGGCGACTTCCACGTTCAGTTGGCAGATTATGATGCTAGTACTATAATACCTGGTACTTACTACATCACTGTAAACATGAAAGAGAAGGGTGGTACATACAATAAAAATGTAACGTTCATCTTCTCTAAGTGGACTACTAGTGTCGGTAATATTAACCAAGCCAGTGATAGAGTGAATATCTATCCAAACCCAGCTAACAACGTTATTAACGTACAATTTGGTAAGTATAAAAACATTGAAAACGTATCTATTTATAACCTTGTAGGTAGAAAGATGGCTTCTTACAATGTTTCGTCTAATAGCTCTGAAGCTAAACTAAACATTGAAAAAATACCAACAGGTGTATATTTTATCAGACTTTCTGATAGCAACGGTAATATCGTTACAACTCGTAGATTTACACATATGTAATCTTAGTTGTTTGAATATATTTTAAAGGCTTAGATTTTTTCTAAGCCTTTTTTATTGCTTATCAGTTAACGTCTTTAGTCTGTTTTATCTTCAGTGTTTTGAGAGCTACTGCTTATTATTCATATAATCTAAAAGCACGTCTTTTCTATACTCTCTTTTTCCCTAGCTAATAAAACTTCCTTGAGCTAAAGAATACTTAAGCTTTAACCAACTTGTATAAATAGTAGGTTAGGCTATCAACAGTTATTGCCAATAAAATAGGCTTCCTTGGGTAAGAAGATTATGTTTTTAATAGCCCTTGGGGATCTTTTCTAGCCCTTTTGTGTTGCTAAGCTGAGCATAAGGAATGCTTATGGGTTGATGCTATAATTAGATAGTATTGTTTGCGTTGAGAGGGGATATATATCTATCAATTTAAGTTTTCTTATTCCCTCTAGTAAGTGACTTATATTCCTTAAGTCGCCTCTGCTCCATATAGGTAAGAAAAGAAGGCTAGTTTGTGTTGTTGGAGACTTAAAATTGGAGAGAAATGGAATTGGTGAATAGATAATAATCAAAATAAATAAAGCCTAGCGATTACGCTAGGCTTTATTTATAATTTATATACTTAAAGTAAGTATCCTAGTAGGAGAA
Protein-coding sequences here:
- a CDS encoding T9SS type A sorting domain-containing protein, with product MKPYIYSLLVSASLFVGISTAQAQSFETEGGDTVRGTVYKNLDLHNNITNKTGANIQIEWKVVAHDFPASWSGGMNLGICDNALCRQNSNNQLLNGSTFTSNDYAPNVKGDFHVQLADYDASTIIPGTYYITVNMKEKGGTYNKNVTFIFSKWTTSVGNINQASDRVNIYPNPANNVINVQFGKYKNIENVSIYNLVGRKMASYNVSSNSSEAKLNIEKIPTGVYFIRLSDSNGNIVTTRRFTHM